Proteins found in one Nitrospirota bacterium genomic segment:
- the atpB gene encoding F0F1 ATP synthase subunit A, producing MAAGMHEVLLMDVIVDPNKISHNVTYAVLASVILITSALVIRRSLRMVPTGFQNFIEVVVETFLKLSEENIGHHWGRTLFPLIGTLFMFILICNFMGLIPGFASPTSNINTNAAMAIPVFLATHYYGIKVHGIKYLNHFLGPIRSIFALPLMLLMFIIEFIGHLVRPITLSVRLFGNMVAKHILLGVLAVLAPWIIPTLILALGTLVSLIQAFVFALLTTLYLAGAVEEGH from the coding sequence ATGGCAGCTGGCATGCACGAAGTGCTTTTAATGGATGTGATTGTTGATCCCAACAAGATTTCCCATAATGTTACTTACGCAGTCCTGGCGTCTGTCATTCTTATAACATCTGCGCTTGTCATCAGGCGTTCTCTCAGAATGGTGCCGACAGGCTTTCAAAATTTTATTGAGGTAGTTGTTGAGACATTCCTTAAACTCTCAGAAGAAAACATAGGGCATCACTGGGGCAGGACCCTTTTCCCTTTGATTGGCACATTGTTTATGTTTATACTCATTTGCAATTTTATGGGTCTTATCCCCGGATTTGCTTCTCCTACAAGCAACATAAATACAAATGCAGCGATGGCTATCCCTGTGTTTCTGGCAACGCATTATTACGGGATTAAGGTTCACGGAATAAAATACCTAAATCATTTCCTTGGTCCAATTCGTTCTATTTTTGCGCTGCCCTTAATGCTACTTATGTTCATAATCGAATTTATCGGCCATCTTGTAAGGCCCATTACCCTCTCGGTAAGGCTTTTCGGAAACATGGTGGCAAAACATATACTCTTAGGTGTGCTTGCTGTATTGGCTCCGTGGATAATTCCAACGCTCATACTCGCATTGGGCACACTCGTAAGTCTTATACAGGCATTTGTCTTTGCCCTTCTAACCACTTTATATCTTGCCGGAGCTGTTGAAGAAGGGCATTAA
- the atpE gene encoding ATP synthase F0 subunit C produces MRKIISVILMALTFVCLFAPFVFAEEAKVAASGDSSVKAMAALAAGLAIGIAALGTGIGQGIGLSKACEGAARNPGAAGKIQLLLIIGLAMIESLAIYALLVALGILINQKLFF; encoded by the coding sequence ATGAGAAAAATAATCTCTGTAATTTTAATGGCGCTAACCTTTGTCTGTCTGTTTGCTCCGTTTGTTTTTGCAGAAGAGGCAAAGGTTGCAGCATCTGGAGATTCTTCTGTTAAGGCAATGGCTGCATTGGCAGCAGGACTTGCAATAGGTATTGCAGCATTGGGCACAGGTATTGGCCAGGGCATCGGTCTGAGCAAGGCATGTGAAGGCGCAGCAAGGAACCCCGGCGCAGCCGGAAAGATTCAGCTCCTTCTTATCATCGGTCTTGCGATGATAGAGTCTCTGGCAATCTATGCGCTGCTCGTGGCATTGGGTATTCTGATCAACCAGAAGCTCTTCTTCTAA
- a CDS encoding FAD synthase, with protein MFCKRVREESLKKKLVVCAGTFDHLHLGHANFLKQAKVLGDELVVIVARDENVRHIKNILPEHNENERRESVEKTGIPDKAILGYTDKDIFKILENLKPDIIALGYDQRVSEEKIKERLPECKIVRLKPFKPDKYKSSYYRAKTK; from the coding sequence ATGTTTTGTAAAAGGGTTAGGGAGGAATCTTTGAAAAAAAAACTCGTTGTATGCGCCGGGACGTTCGACCATCTCCATCTGGGGCATGCCAACTTCTTGAAACAGGCAAAGGTTCTTGGAGATGAACTCGTTGTTATTGTTGCCCGTGATGAGAATGTCAGGCACATAAAGAACATACTTCCGGAGCATAATGAAAATGAGCGCAGGGAGAGCGTCGAAAAAACAGGCATTCCGGATAAGGCCATACTCGGATATACGGATAAAGATATTTTTAAAATATTGGAGAATTTAAAACCGGATATCATCGCCCTTGGCTACGACCAGAGGGTTTCAGAGGAAAAGATTAAAGAGAGACTTCCCGAGTGCAAAATAGTCCGCCTTAAGCCATTCAAGCCCGATAAATACAAGTCGTCATATTACAGGGCAAAGACAAAATAA
- a CDS encoding glycerophosphodiester phosphodiesterase gives MFLKVGHRGARAYEIENTLDSFKRAIELGVNAIEFDVRATKDGKLIVFHDDNLKRVFGKDIELNASPLKELKHLTENRIPTLEEALQFIGEKVERILIELKETGYEKKVLAVIKKEKLLDRAIIVSFHEEALSEIRRLDSKIETGLIYARHKNPIASALKLKTQYLVALYRFTHTKNIEDAHKKNLKVIVWTINTKEEAKEYRAKGVDGIASDKPDVL, from the coding sequence ATGTTTCTAAAAGTCGGGCATAGGGGAGCAAGGGCCTACGAGATTGAGAACACCCTTGATAGTTTTAAAAGGGCTATTGAGCTTGGCGTAAATGCCATTGAATTTGACGTGAGGGCAACAAAGGACGGAAAGCTCATTGTCTTTCACGACGACAATCTGAAAAGAGTGTTTGGAAAGGACATTGAGTTAAATGCTTCGCCATTAAAAGAACTAAAGCATCTCACGGAAAACAGAATCCCGACCCTTGAAGAGGCGTTGCAATTCATCGGGGAAAAGGTAGAGAGGATTCTCATTGAGCTAAAAGAAACAGGTTATGAAAAGAAAGTCCTTGCGGTTATAAAGAAAGAAAAACTCCTGGACCGCGCAATCATTGTCTCGTTCCATGAAGAGGCGCTCTCTGAAATCAGAAGACTGGACAGCAAGATTGAGACTGGACTCATCTATGCAAGGCACAAGAACCCCATTGCTTCAGCCTTAAAATTAAAGACTCAGTACCTCGTTGCCCTTTATAGGTTTACTCATACTAAAAACATTGAAGACGCGCATAAGAAAAACCTCAAGGTAATTGTCTGGACGATTAATACAAAAGAAGAGGCAAAAGAATACCGCGCCAAAGGCGTTGACGGAATTGCAAGCGACAAACCGGATGTTTTGTAA
- the dusB gene encoding tRNA dihydrouridine synthase DusB has product MLSIGHIKINSRSPLALAPMAGISDLPFRLINRSFGCELAFTEMISAGSLVRKNATTLKNLSTTVDDRPLGVQLLGANPDVIRRAVDIVSGYAFDIIDFNAACPVSKVVSRGEGAGLLMEPLRLQKILKIIVENTDRPVTVKIRSGWDGSSVNASETALRAQDAGVKALIIHGRTRQQAYRGKVDYDIIREVKESVQIPVIASGDALSPELIRKLFDETGCDGVAVARGALGNPWIFRETEEFLKKGSAPLSPSAQEITQTMQKHLALTISFHGEERGVLRFRKFFGWYTKGMPVKMLKMKAFNAATKEDMQELIEEVEEDYVSKSRA; this is encoded by the coding sequence ATGCTTTCAATCGGACACATAAAAATAAACAGCCGTTCTCCATTGGCGCTTGCTCCCATGGCGGGGATAAGCGACCTGCCTTTCCGTCTGATTAACAGGTCTTTCGGGTGTGAACTGGCATTCACAGAGATGATAAGCGCCGGCTCGCTTGTGAGAAAAAATGCAACCACGCTGAAAAACCTTTCTACGACAGTTGATGACAGGCCATTGGGGGTCCAGCTTCTCGGAGCCAATCCGGATGTTATCAGAAGGGCTGTTGATATTGTATCCGGATATGCGTTCGATATAATAGATTTCAATGCGGCATGCCCCGTAAGCAAGGTTGTATCAAGAGGCGAAGGCGCAGGGCTTCTCATGGAACCTCTGAGGCTGCAGAAAATCCTGAAGATAATCGTAGAAAATACAGACAGGCCCGTCACCGTAAAGATACGCTCCGGCTGGGATGGATCATCTGTCAATGCATCCGAGACTGCGCTCCGCGCACAGGATGCCGGCGTTAAAGCCCTCATTATACACGGCAGAACCAGGCAGCAGGCATACAGGGGAAAAGTAGATTACGACATAATAAGAGAGGTAAAAGAGTCCGTTCAAATACCTGTAATAGCCAGCGGTGATGCGCTCTCACCGGAACTAATCAGAAAACTTTTTGATGAGACCGGCTGTGACGGCGTGGCAGTGGCGCGAGGCGCTCTCGGCAATCCATGGATATTCAGGGAAACAGAAGAGTTTCTGAAAAAAGGTTCGGCGCCTTTAAGTCCTTCTGCTCAGGAGATTACTCAAACAATGCAAAAACATCTTGCTCTAACTATCTCATTCCACGGCGAGGAAAGAGGAGTCCTGCGTTTTAGGAAATTCTTTGGATGGTATACAAAGGGGATGCCGGTAAAAATGCTGAAAATGAAAGCATTTAATGCGGCAACCAAAGAAGATATGCAAGAGTTGATAGAAGAAGTGGAGGAGGATTATGTTTCTAAAAGTCGGGCATAG
- a CDS encoding class I SAM-dependent RNA methyltransferase — protein MKKARILITCPKGISPYLKEEILRLEFPVKSDSVSWVETEGLMEDTMRLNLFLRTGHRVLYHIRDFHASDPEELYAEVKKIPWEDYLHEDGYVCVTSSVKNSTISDTRYPNLKCKDAIVDRMSEKFGRRPDSGPLRDSAVIHLYWGNKDCSIYIDTSGEPLSKRRYRKIPFRAPMQETLAAAVIMATGWSGKGNFINPMCGSGTLAIEASLIALNRPPGLLRDNFGFMHIKEFKEESWERLRENAKSSIKKRLDFRIIASDVSSKAIDAAKNNAETAGVAHLIEFHICDFRETPVPEGGGVVILNPEYGERMGEEEALKDTYEGIGDFFKQRCKGYTGCIFTGNLDLAKKVGLKAKRRIQFFNGSIECRLLEYELYEGSRKP, from the coding sequence ATGAAGAAGGCAAGGATTCTCATAACATGCCCCAAGGGAATTTCTCCATACCTTAAGGAAGAAATCCTGAGACTTGAATTCCCTGTAAAATCCGATTCTGTTTCATGGGTTGAAACTGAAGGTCTGATGGAAGATACAATGAGGCTTAACCTTTTTTTAAGAACAGGCCACAGGGTCCTCTATCACATCAGGGATTTTCATGCATCTGATCCCGAAGAACTTTACGCTGAGGTCAAAAAAATACCATGGGAGGATTATCTTCATGAGGATGGATATGTATGCGTAACATCATCGGTTAAAAACTCAACAATAAGCGATACAAGATATCCAAACCTTAAGTGTAAAGATGCGATAGTGGACAGGATGTCAGAGAAGTTCGGAAGGAGGCCTGACTCGGGCCCGCTGAGGGACAGTGCAGTTATCCACCTTTACTGGGGAAATAAAGATTGCAGCATATATATAGATACTTCCGGCGAGCCCCTGTCCAAAAGGAGATACAGGAAAATCCCATTTAGGGCGCCGATGCAGGAGACTCTCGCTGCCGCTGTTATCATGGCAACAGGATGGAGCGGGAAAGGGAATTTCATAAACCCCATGTGCGGAAGCGGAACACTCGCTATAGAGGCCAGCCTCATTGCTCTGAACAGGCCGCCGGGCCTTCTCAGGGACAACTTCGGCTTTATGCATATAAAAGAATTTAAAGAGGAATCATGGGAACGCTTAAGGGAAAACGCAAAGTCCTCAATAAAAAAGCGGCTTGACTTCAGGATAATAGCATCTGACGTAAGCAGTAAGGCTATAGATGCTGCAAAAAATAATGCAGAGACAGCAGGCGTTGCACACCTCATCGAGTTTCATATCTGCGATTTCAGAGAAACACCGGTTCCTGAAGGAGGAGGGGTAGTTATACTGAATCCTGAATATGGAGAGAGGATGGGAGAGGAAGAAGCTCTAAAGGATACATACGAGGGAATAGGCGATTTTTTCAAACAGAGGTGCAAGGGATATACAGGCTGCATATTCACGGGAAATCTTGACCTCGCGAAAAAAGTTGGACTTAAGGCAAAGAGGCGCATACAGTTCTTTAACGGCAGTATTGAATGCAGGCTGCTGGAATACGAGTTGTATGAAGGAAGCAGGAAGCCATAA
- a CDS encoding XTP/dITP diphosphatase yields MDIVLATRNKKKVEEIKRIVRDMPVTIYTLDDFPGCPEVEEDGKTFEENAVKKARAVSKYTKMPALADDSGLEVYALGGAPGVFSARYAGEGADDRNNLEKLLKEMSSLPDDKRGARFVCVIALAFSGSRVETFSGYAEGLIGKETKGANGFGYDPVFYPKGHEMTFAEMSDKEKDLLSHRGKAIGKLQEYLAHGRQSYHKQHREQ; encoded by the coding sequence ATGGATATAGTCCTTGCAACAAGAAATAAGAAAAAGGTTGAAGAGATAAAGAGGATTGTCAGGGATATGCCTGTCACAATTTATACCCTTGATGACTTTCCCGGATGCCCTGAAGTTGAGGAAGACGGAAAGACCTTTGAGGAAAATGCCGTGAAGAAGGCAAGGGCTGTTTCAAAATATACGAAGATGCCTGCCCTTGCCGATGATTCAGGGCTTGAGGTTTACGCCTTGGGCGGAGCGCCCGGAGTTTTCTCTGCAAGGTATGCGGGAGAAGGCGCAGACGACAGAAATAATCTTGAAAAGCTCCTGAAGGAAATGAGTTCGCTGCCTGATGATAAAAGAGGTGCGCGCTTTGTATGCGTAATAGCTCTGGCATTTTCTGGCAGCAGGGTGGAGACATTTTCAGGATATGCTGAGGGGTTGATAGGGAAGGAGACAAAAGGGGCTAACGGGTTTGGATACGACCCTGTTTTTTATCCAAAAGGGCATGAAATGACATTTGCCGAGATGTCTGATAAGGAAAAAGACCTTCTCAGCCACAGGGGCAAAGCCATTGGAAAACTTCAGGAATATCTTGCACACGGCAGACAATCATACCACAAGCAGCACAGAGAACAATGA
- a CDS encoding adenylate kinase → MRIVLLGAPGAGKGTQAKKLIDKYGIPQISTGDILRQNVAEGTPLGKEAKSYMDKGELVPDSVVLGLVEDRLKKDDCKKGYILDGFPRNTAQAETLDKILASLGMSLTGAVSVNVPKEDLMKRLTGRRTCKGCGQMYNVYFSPSKNESVCDKCGGALFHRDDDKEETIKRRLDVYEAQTAPLIDYYKKNGILKSVTGVGSIDEIFSKVCSALGAK, encoded by the coding sequence ATGAGGATAGTATTGTTAGGTGCGCCTGGCGCGGGCAAAGGGACTCAGGCTAAGAAGCTTATTGACAAATACGGGATTCCGCAGATTTCAACAGGCGATATCTTAAGGCAGAATGTAGCGGAGGGCACACCGCTCGGCAAAGAGGCAAAGTCCTATATGGACAAAGGAGAGTTGGTGCCTGACAGTGTAGTTTTGGGTCTTGTGGAGGACAGGCTTAAAAAGGATGACTGCAAAAAGGGCTATATCCTTGACGGTTTTCCGAGAAATACTGCCCAGGCAGAGACGCTGGATAAAATATTGGCGTCGCTCGGCATGTCACTGACAGGCGCGGTGAGCGTGAATGTCCCGAAAGAGGACCTTATGAAGAGGCTCACAGGCAGGAGGACCTGCAAGGGATGCGGGCAGATGTACAATGTATATTTTTCTCCTTCAAAGAACGAAAGCGTTTGCGACAAGTGCGGCGGAGCGCTTTTCCATAGGGATGACGATAAAGAGGAGACAATTAAGAGAAGGCTTGATGTTTATGAGGCCCAGACAGCGCCGCTCATAGACTATTACAAAAAAAACGGGATTTTAAAATCTGTTACGGGTGTCGGAAGCATTGATGAGATATTCAGCAAGGTTTGCAGCGCATTGGGCGCAAAGTAG
- the sat gene encoding sulfate adenylyltransferase, whose amino-acid sequence MALIKPHGSDKLNPLFVYDTAENEALQKEAKGLASIVVSSATAANAVMLGGGYFNPLTGYMNKADALSVATDMKTTSGLFWPTPVLNLAKAAGSIKAGERIALKDPNVEGHPVLAVMDVKAVEEFSDAEMALMSEKVYRPRLPEAHPGVEAFNAQGKVCLSGPIKVLNFSYFQDEFPDTFRTAVEIRNEINERGWKKVVAFQTRNPMHLAHEELCHMAMKRLGCDGLVIHMLLGKLKKGDIPAPVRDAAIRKMVELYFPKNSAMITGYGFDMLYAGPREAVLHAIFRQNMGATHFIVGRDHAGVGDHYGAFDAQTIFDNEVPAGALKIEIFKADHTAYSKKLNKVMMMCEAPDHKKEDFVLLSGTKVREMLGKGIAPPKEFSRPEVAEILIKYYQSLEK is encoded by the coding sequence ATGGCATTAATTAAACCACATGGGTCAGACAAACTAAATCCACTATTTGTATATGACACGGCTGAAAATGAAGCCCTGCAGAAAGAAGCTAAAGGTCTGGCTTCGATTGTTGTGAGCTCAGCTACTGCAGCTAATGCAGTTATGCTGGGTGGTGGTTACTTCAACCCATTAACAGGCTACATGAATAAAGCTGATGCCCTATCTGTTGCTACAGATATGAAAACAACATCCGGTTTGTTCTGGCCTACTCCAGTTTTAAACTTGGCTAAAGCTGCAGGCTCAATCAAAGCGGGCGAACGCATTGCACTGAAAGATCCAAATGTCGAAGGCCATCCTGTACTGGCCGTTATGGATGTAAAAGCGGTTGAAGAATTCAGCGATGCAGAGATGGCGCTGATGTCTGAAAAAGTTTACCGTCCCAGGCTTCCTGAAGCACATCCGGGTGTTGAAGCCTTTAACGCTCAGGGTAAAGTTTGTCTGTCAGGTCCAATCAAAGTATTAAACTTCTCTTACTTCCAGGATGAATTCCCGGACACTTTCCGTACTGCAGTTGAAATTCGTAACGAAATCAATGAGCGCGGCTGGAAGAAAGTTGTTGCTTTCCAGACTCGTAACCCAATGCATCTGGCTCACGAAGAACTATGTCACATGGCAATGAAGCGCTTAGGTTGTGATGGTCTGGTTATTCACATGTTACTTGGTAAATTGAAAAAAGGAGATATACCGGCGCCTGTTCGTGATGCTGCGATCCGTAAAATGGTTGAGCTGTACTTCCCAAAAAACAGTGCAATGATTACCGGTTACGGTTTTGATATGCTTTATGCCGGTCCACGCGAAGCTGTATTGCACGCCATATTCCGTCAGAACATGGGTGCAACTCACTTCATTGTTGGCCGTGACCATGCGGGTGTTGGTGATCACTACGGTGCATTCGATGCTCAAACTATCTTTGATAATGAGGTGCCTGCCGGTGCGCTGAAAATTGAAATCTTCAAAGCTGACCACACTGCATACTCGAAGAAACTGAACAAGGTTATGATGATGTGTGAAGCGCCTGATCATAAAAAAGAAGACTTTGTTCTGCTTTCAGGTACAAAAGTTCGTGAAATGTTAGGCAAGGGTATTGCACCACCTAAAGAATTCTCACGTCCTGAAGTGGCTGAAATTCTGATTAAGTATTATCAGAGTCTTGAAAAATAG
- the aprB gene encoding adenylyl-sulfate reductase subunit beta — MPSFVITEKCDGCKAQDKTACQYICPNDLMTLNRDLMKAYNQEPDQCWECYSCVKICPQQAMEVRGYADFVPLGGNVIPLRGSDSIMWTIKFRNGKLKRFKFPIRTTPEGSVEPYKGKPEANIANIKKPGFFTHQGAGKTMPLPKK, encoded by the coding sequence ATGCCGAGTTTTGTAATCACAGAAAAGTGTGATGGTTGTAAGGCTCAGGATAAGACAGCATGCCAGTATATCTGCCCCAATGACCTGATGACTCTGAACAGGGATCTGATGAAGGCTTACAATCAGGAGCCTGACCAGTGCTGGGAATGCTACAGCTGCGTAAAGATATGCCCTCAGCAGGCTATGGAGGTAAGGGGTTACGCTGATTTTGTTCCCCTCGGAGGCAATGTTATCCCTCTGAGAGGTTCAGACTCAATCATGTGGACAATTAAATTCAGGAACGGGAAACTTAAGAGGTTTAAATTCCCTATAAGGACTACCCCTGAGGGTTCGGTAGAGCCGTACAAGGGGAAACCGGAAGCAAATATCGCAAACATTAAGAAGCCTGGCTTCTTTACACATCAGGGTGCAGGCAAGACGATGCCTCTCCCCAAGAAATAA
- a CDS encoding adenylyl-sulfate reductase subunit alpha, which produces MEKESCTFSYCQKPEIVEHETDILVIGGGMSACGSAFEAARWANPQKMRITMVDKAATDRSGAVAMGLSAINTYMGENDPADYVKYVRADLMGITREDLVYDLGRHVDDSVHNFEDWGLPVWKKAPDGHTMDGAQEAPKLSEGGKPVRSGKWQIMINGESYKVLVAEAAKAALKTNREATGVAENHFERVFIVKLLLDEKVPNRIAGAVGFSVRENKVYIFRAKTILLGAGGAVNVFRPRSVAEGQGRAWYPVWNSGSGYALGIQAGAELTMMENRFVPARFKDGYGPVGAWFLFFKAKSTNAYGEDYCVGENFESTKKLYSPYAEKMGTAIRNHMMMLDMKAGKGPIFMQTAQAMAELGKTMDAKQIKHLEAEAWEDFLDMCIGQAGVWAGMNIAPDETPSEIMPTEPYLLGSHAGCAGFWTSGPADVIEATGAPKEWDWGYNRMSTVNGLFMMGDICGASGHKFSSGSHAEGRIAAKSGIAFILDNKDFKPTVTKSADELAAEIYMPFETYEKYKTYSTAPEVNPNYIKPKMLQARMQKIADEYFGGTSTWYMTSATMLKEGLKLLAMLKEDAAKSGAKDLHELMRAWENYHRIWSIEAHARHIQFREETRYPGYYYRGDYLAINDKDWKCFVNSKYDPATGDWKCFKKEYKQLIPD; this is translated from the coding sequence ATGGAAAAAGAAAGTTGCACGTTTTCGTATTGTCAAAAGCCGGAAATTGTTGAGCATGAGACAGATATTCTTGTCATAGGCGGCGGAATGTCAGCATGCGGTTCTGCTTTTGAGGCGGCAAGATGGGCCAACCCGCAGAAGATGAGGATTACAATGGTTGATAAGGCAGCAACTGACAGAAGCGGCGCAGTTGCAATGGGCCTTTCTGCTATCAATACATATATGGGCGAGAATGATCCCGCTGACTACGTCAAATACGTAAGAGCCGACCTCATGGGCATAACAAGGGAAGACCTTGTTTATGACCTCGGCAGGCATGTTGATGACAGCGTCCATAATTTTGAAGATTGGGGACTTCCAGTATGGAAGAAAGCTCCGGACGGGCACACAATGGACGGCGCTCAGGAAGCTCCAAAACTTTCAGAGGGCGGAAAACCTGTAAGGTCAGGCAAGTGGCAGATAATGATCAATGGTGAATCCTACAAAGTCCTTGTTGCAGAGGCAGCGAAAGCAGCTTTGAAGACAAACAGGGAGGCAACCGGCGTTGCAGAGAACCATTTTGAGAGGGTTTTCATAGTGAAACTCCTCCTTGATGAAAAAGTTCCCAACAGGATTGCCGGCGCAGTAGGATTCAGCGTAAGAGAAAATAAAGTTTATATATTCAGAGCCAAAACAATACTCCTCGGTGCCGGCGGCGCAGTTAACGTATTCAGGCCAAGGTCTGTAGCAGAAGGACAGGGCAGGGCTTGGTATCCTGTATGGAACTCAGGCTCAGGATACGCTCTCGGTATTCAGGCCGGAGCAGAGCTTACCATGATGGAGAACAGGTTCGTTCCTGCCAGATTTAAGGACGGATACGGCCCTGTCGGCGCATGGTTCCTCTTCTTTAAGGCAAAGTCAACAAATGCTTATGGAGAGGACTATTGCGTAGGCGAGAACTTTGAATCAACAAAGAAGCTCTACAGCCCTTATGCAGAGAAGATGGGAACTGCCATCAGAAACCACATGATGATGCTGGACATGAAGGCTGGCAAAGGACCGATTTTTATGCAAACTGCTCAGGCGATGGCAGAGCTTGGAAAGACAATGGATGCAAAACAGATTAAGCACCTTGAGGCAGAGGCATGGGAAGACTTCCTTGATATGTGTATTGGTCAGGCAGGTGTATGGGCTGGTATGAACATTGCGCCTGACGAGACGCCTTCCGAGATTATGCCTACAGAGCCATATCTCTTGGGTTCGCATGCCGGCTGTGCAGGTTTCTGGACCAGCGGCCCTGCAGATGTTATTGAGGCAACAGGCGCGCCAAAGGAATGGGACTGGGGCTATAACAGGATGTCAACAGTTAACGGTCTCTTTATGATGGGCGACATCTGCGGCGCATCAGGCCACAAGTTCTCATCAGGCTCACATGCTGAAGGAAGAATCGCGGCAAAGAGCGGAATTGCCTTTATCCTTGACAACAAGGATTTCAAGCCGACAGTGACAAAGTCAGCTGATGAGCTCGCAGCAGAGATATACATGCCGTTTGAAACATACGAGAAATATAAAACATATTCGACAGCTCCTGAGGTTAACCCCAACTACATTAAGCCGAAGATGCTTCAGGCAAGGATGCAGAAGATTGCTGATGAGTATTTTGGCGGAACCTCAACATGGTATATGACCAGTGCAACAATGCTTAAAGAGGGGTTAAAGCTGCTTGCAATGCTCAAGGAAGATGCAGCCAAGTCCGGCGCAAAAGACCTTCATGAGCTTATGAGGGCCTGGGAGAATTACCACAGAATATGGTCAATCGAGGCGCATGCAAGACACATACAGTTCAGGGAAGAGACAAGATACCCCGGTTATTACTATAGGGGCGACTACCTTGCAATCAATGACAAGGACTGGAAGTGCTTTGTAAACTCCAAGTACGATCCTGCAACAGGCGACTGGAAGTGCTTCAAGAAAGAGTACAAACAATTAATACCTGATTAA
- a CDS encoding CoB--CoM heterodisulfide reductase iron-sulfur subunit A family protein: protein MADGKTILVIGGGMSGLTAAIEAAEAGNNAVIVEKTPFLGGRVAQLNKYFPKLCPPNCGLEINFKRMKNNADVTFYTLAEVEKISGEEGNYDVAIKVKPRYVNDKCVGCNACSEACPVEMPNEFNFGMDKTKAAYIAHNQAFPFKYAIDDRHCKGASCAKCVEACKYDAIKLDMKPETVNLKVGAIVMATGWDLYDASKLDILGGGKIQNVVTNMQMERIASPNGPTAGKILRPSDGKEVKNIAFVQCAGSRDENHLPYCSFICCMASLKQATYLREQYPDSRAQIFYIDIRTPGRYEQFYWKVKDDPNVTLTKGKVAKITEDPSTKDVIVEAEDIMAGKKIKAKFDMVVLAAGMVPSTKSQTNKISEDISYTPDGFVIPSSLKKGIYAVGTLKSPVDVAKSVQDATGVAIKSIQSARRSK from the coding sequence ATGGCAGACGGAAAAACTATCTTAGTTATCGGCGGAGGCATGAGCGGATTGACTGCTGCTATTGAGGCGGCAGAAGCCGGCAACAACGCTGTTATAGTTGAAAAGACCCCTTTTTTAGGCGGCAGGGTTGCACAGCTTAATAAGTACTTTCCGAAGTTATGCCCTCCAAACTGCGGACTTGAGATAAATTTCAAAAGGATGAAAAACAATGCAGATGTAACTTTTTACACCCTTGCGGAAGTTGAAAAGATCTCAGGCGAGGAAGGGAATTACGATGTGGCCATAAAGGTTAAGCCGCGGTATGTGAATGACAAGTGTGTCGGCTGCAATGCATGCTCTGAGGCATGTCCTGTTGAGATGCCGAATGAGTTTAATTTCGGCATGGATAAGACAAAGGCAGCATACATAGCGCACAATCAGGCGTTCCCTTTTAAATATGCGATAGATGACAGGCACTGTAAAGGAGCGTCATGCGCAAAATGCGTTGAGGCATGCAAATACGATGCTATTAAACTTGACATGAAACCCGAGACAGTTAATCTCAAGGTCGGCGCGATTGTAATGGCAACAGGCTGGGATTTATATGATGCTTCAAAGCTTGATATTCTCGGCGGCGGGAAAATTCAGAATGTAGTGACTAATATGCAGATGGAGAGGATTGCATCGCCGAACGGGCCTACGGCAGGAAAGATTCTCAGGCCGTCTGACGGGAAAGAGGTAAAAAACATAGCGTTTGTCCAGTGCGCGGGAAGCAGGGATGAAAACCATCTTCCATACTGTTCGTTTATATGCTGTATGGCTTCTCTGAAGCAGGCTACATATCTGAGAGAACAGTATCCTGATTCCAGGGCGCAGATATTCTATATAGATATCAGAACCCCGGGTAGGTATGAACAGTTCTACTGGAAGGTAAAGGATGACCCTAATGTTACCCTCACAAAAGGAAAGGTTGCAAAGATTACAGAAGACCCTTCCACAAAAGACGTGATTGTTGAGGCGGAAGATATAATGGCAGGGAAAAAGATAAAGGCTAAATTTGATATGGTTGTGCTTGCAGCAGGCATGGTGCCCTCAACAAAGAGCCAAACAAATAAAATATCAGAAGATATTTCATATACTCCCGACGGCTTTGTTATTCCGTCTTCTCTAAAAAAAGGAATCTACGCAGTCGGGACCTTAAAGAGCCCTGTTGATGTGGCAAAATCTGTTCAGGATGCGACAGGGGTTGCCATTAAGAGCATTCAGAGCGCAAGGAGGTCGAAATAA